A region from the Catenulispora sp. MAP5-51 genome encodes:
- a CDS encoding NAD(P)H-hydrate dehydratase, giving the protein MLTAHSVDQVRHAEAALMARLPDGELMQRAVSGLTAECVRLLGRVYGARVVVVAGSGDNGGDALYAAARLARRGAKVEAVLLDEARAHAGALAAVRAAGGRVSAAGEWRYSGADLVLDGVVGIGGRGGLRPDAAAAFGQIQAAENSYIVAVDLPSGIDADTGEVAGPAVHADITVTFGTYKPGLLISPGAEHVGDLRFVDIGLAPYLEGGGDPVLEALEAADVEALLPTASAESNKYRRGVVGLAAGSPRYPGAAVLATGAALRSGAGAVRFVGEREVSDGVLARYPEVLIGQGRVQAWVVGPGIGPDGADRVAEALAAEVPVLVDADGLAALAALKPQDRDRPTLLTPHSGEASRLLGEPWSAERIEASRLAAVRELADRFGCTVLLKGSTTLVADPGSPTVRVNRTGTPALATAGSGDVLSGLAGGLLASGLAARDAASVGAYLHGEAARDVQRRHPGRQLIAGDLVEALTAAPAAPVAPATTETSAAPAPSGNPATAGTPTPAPRRPR; this is encoded by the coding sequence ATGCTGACGGCGCATTCGGTCGACCAGGTCCGGCACGCTGAGGCGGCGCTCATGGCGCGCCTGCCCGACGGCGAGCTGATGCAGCGTGCTGTCTCCGGCCTGACTGCGGAGTGCGTCAGGCTGCTGGGACGGGTGTACGGCGCGCGCGTCGTCGTGGTCGCCGGCAGCGGCGACAACGGCGGCGACGCCCTGTACGCCGCCGCCCGCCTGGCCCGGCGCGGCGCGAAGGTCGAAGCCGTGCTGCTCGACGAGGCGCGGGCCCACGCCGGCGCCCTGGCGGCCGTGCGAGCCGCCGGCGGACGGGTCAGCGCGGCGGGGGAGTGGCGCTACAGCGGAGCGGACCTGGTGCTGGACGGTGTCGTCGGCATCGGCGGACGCGGAGGCCTGCGACCGGACGCGGCAGCCGCCTTCGGCCAGATCCAGGCCGCCGAGAACTCCTACATCGTCGCCGTCGACCTCCCCAGCGGCATCGACGCCGACACCGGCGAAGTCGCCGGCCCCGCGGTCCACGCCGACATCACCGTCACCTTCGGCACCTACAAGCCCGGCCTGCTCATCTCTCCGGGCGCCGAACACGTCGGCGACCTCCGCTTCGTCGACATCGGCCTCGCGCCGTACCTGGAAGGCGGAGGCGACCCGGTCCTGGAGGCCCTGGAAGCCGCCGACGTCGAAGCGCTCCTGCCCACGGCCTCCGCCGAGAGCAACAAATACCGCCGCGGCGTCGTGGGCCTGGCCGCCGGCTCGCCCCGCTACCCGGGCGCGGCCGTCCTCGCGACCGGCGCGGCCCTGCGCAGCGGCGCGGGCGCCGTCCGCTTCGTCGGCGAACGCGAGGTCAGCGACGGCGTCCTGGCCCGATACCCGGAAGTGCTGATCGGCCAGGGCCGGGTCCAGGCCTGGGTCGTCGGCCCCGGCATCGGCCCGGACGGCGCCGACCGCGTCGCCGAGGCCCTGGCCGCCGAGGTCCCGGTCCTCGTCGACGCCGACGGCCTGGCCGCGCTGGCCGCTCTCAAGCCCCAGGACCGCGACCGGCCGACGCTGCTCACCCCGCATTCCGGCGAGGCGTCACGCCTGCTCGGCGAGCCCTGGAGCGCCGAGCGCATCGAGGCCAGCCGCCTGGCCGCCGTGCGCGAACTCGCCGACCGCTTCGGCTGCACGGTCCTGTTGAAGGGCTCGACCACGCTCGTCGCCGACCCCGGCAGCCCCACCGTCCGGGTCAACCGCACCGGCACCCCGGCGCTGGCCACCGCGGGCTCCGGCGACGTGCTGTCCGGGCTCGCGGGCGGCCTGCTCGCCTCCGGCCTGGCCGCGCGGGACGCCGCCAGCGTCGGCGCCTACCTGCACGGCGAGGCAGCCCGCGACGTCCAACGCCGGCACCCCGGCCGCCAGCTCATCGCCGGGGACCTGGTCGAAGCGCTCACCGCGGCGCCCGCGGCGCCCGTGGCGCCCGCTACGACCGAGACGTCTGCGGCGCCCGCACCGTCCGGAAACCCCGCGACAGCAGGCACGCCAACCCCAGCACCTCGACGGCCCCGCTGA
- a CDS encoding glycosyltransferase family 2 protein — protein MQTAEAAGPPGTSEFDDVWVVIPVYNEGSVIADVVAGVLPTFPNVVCVDDGSRDNSAEHIVGTAAHLVTHPVNLGQGAALQTGLEYALLQDGSEYFVTFDADGQHRVEDAAELVRAVRDGGADVALGSRFLSGTVHVPWLKRALLKTVAAISPAARRLQLTDAHNGLRVLNRAAASQLKITMNGMAHASEIVDYLARSELAVTEVPVTVLYTDYSKAKGQSLINGVNILFDLSLRSRRTP, from the coding sequence GTGCAGACAGCGGAGGCCGCCGGCCCGCCCGGGACTTCGGAGTTCGACGACGTCTGGGTCGTCATCCCCGTCTACAACGAGGGCTCGGTGATCGCCGACGTCGTCGCCGGAGTGCTGCCCACGTTCCCGAACGTGGTGTGCGTGGACGACGGTTCGCGCGACAACTCCGCCGAGCACATCGTCGGCACGGCCGCGCACCTGGTCACCCATCCGGTGAACCTGGGCCAGGGTGCCGCGCTGCAGACCGGCCTGGAGTACGCGCTGCTGCAGGACGGCTCGGAGTACTTCGTCACCTTCGACGCCGACGGCCAGCACCGGGTCGAGGACGCCGCCGAACTGGTGCGGGCCGTCCGTGACGGCGGCGCCGACGTGGCCCTGGGCTCCCGCTTCCTCAGCGGCACCGTCCACGTGCCGTGGCTCAAGCGCGCGCTGCTGAAGACCGTCGCCGCGATCAGTCCCGCGGCCCGCCGCCTGCAACTGACCGACGCGCACAACGGCCTGCGGGTCCTGAACCGGGCCGCCGCCTCGCAGCTGAAGATCACCATGAACGGCATGGCGCACGCCTCGGAGATCGTGGACTACCTGGCGCGCTCGGAGCTGGCGGTCACCGAAGTGCCGGTGACCGTGCTCTACACCGACTACTCCAAGGCCAAGGGGCAGTCCCTGATCAACGGCGTCAACATCCTGTTCGACCTGTCCCTGCGGTCCCGGAGGACGCCATGA
- a CDS encoding NAD-dependent epimerase/dehydratase family protein: MSAATDAAMSGANGLTGGDKVLITGGAGFLGSAVASACLEAGLVPVVLDNLSTGRRELTEGRLFYEGDIADPALLDQVFAEHPDITAAVHCAALTIVPESVANPIRYYRENVTKTLELIEGLVRNGCRRLLFSSSASVYAAGSASPYARTKAITEWVLEDVARTGDLHAIALRYFNPIGTDPEPPHDLGKAGTAYRSDAPFHLAGVDWLNRDAVPVRYAIRVGELAEVHVAALVDFDAIVARHESGTVPYEVINFGAGDGTTVNSAKDRRLLGWTPKYTVGVGIRDALTWARVRAGLPAPTRSAAARPASVVDVLMPYYGDVAMMQEAVRSVLAQRDPHWRLTVVDDGTESGVPEWFAGLIAEHGPDKIRYQRNEANLGITENFQKCLSLVTHPLVTMIGCDDRMLPDYIGTVRALMRDYPRVSLAQPGVEVIDGDGQVVEPWVDKVKRRVYAPRVHGALVLGGESLAVSLLRGNWMYFPAICWRAEVITEVGFNPNLRVVQDLALTLEWVRAGAQIVVSDTVCFQYRRHAVSVSSERAFSGERFAEERDFFLDEAVRMEGLGWRHAARAARVHLSSRLHAATLLPGAVRRGSRDGVRALAGYAFGPNRRGGPPGGPAGGTAGGPAGGAAR, from the coding sequence ATGAGCGCGGCGACGGACGCGGCGATGAGCGGCGCCAATGGGCTGACCGGCGGCGACAAGGTCCTGATCACCGGCGGCGCCGGCTTCCTAGGCTCCGCCGTCGCCTCGGCCTGCCTGGAGGCCGGCCTGGTCCCGGTGGTCCTGGACAACCTGTCCACCGGCCGCCGCGAGCTCACCGAGGGCCGGCTCTTCTACGAGGGCGACATCGCCGACCCCGCCCTGCTCGACCAGGTCTTCGCCGAGCACCCGGACATCACCGCGGCCGTGCACTGCGCCGCGCTGACGATCGTGCCGGAGTCGGTCGCCAACCCGATCCGGTACTACCGCGAGAACGTCACCAAGACCCTGGAACTGATCGAGGGCCTGGTCCGCAACGGCTGCCGCCGCCTGCTGTTCTCCTCTTCCGCCTCCGTTTACGCCGCCGGATCGGCGAGCCCCTACGCGCGCACCAAGGCCATCACCGAGTGGGTCCTGGAGGACGTGGCGCGCACCGGGGACCTGCACGCCATCGCGCTGCGCTACTTCAACCCGATCGGCACCGATCCCGAACCGCCGCACGACCTGGGAAAGGCGGGCACCGCCTACCGGAGCGACGCGCCTTTCCACCTCGCCGGCGTGGACTGGCTGAACCGCGACGCGGTTCCCGTCCGCTACGCCATCCGGGTGGGGGAGCTGGCCGAGGTGCACGTCGCGGCATTGGTGGACTTCGATGCGATCGTGGCGCGCCACGAGTCCGGCACGGTCCCCTACGAGGTGATCAACTTCGGCGCCGGCGACGGTACGACAGTCAACTCCGCCAAAGACCGACGGCTCCTCGGCTGGACGCCGAAGTACACCGTCGGCGTGGGCATCCGCGACGCGCTCACCTGGGCCCGCGTGCGTGCCGGCCTGCCCGCGCCGACCCGGTCGGCCGCCGCCCGGCCTGCTTCGGTCGTCGACGTCCTGATGCCCTACTACGGCGACGTCGCCATGATGCAGGAGGCGGTGCGCAGCGTCCTGGCCCAGCGCGACCCGCACTGGCGCCTGACCGTGGTCGACGACGGCACCGAATCCGGCGTCCCGGAGTGGTTCGCCGGCCTGATCGCCGAACACGGCCCCGACAAGATCCGCTACCAGCGCAACGAGGCCAACCTCGGCATCACCGAGAACTTCCAGAAATGCCTGAGTCTGGTCACCCATCCGCTGGTCACCATGATCGGCTGCGACGACCGCATGCTCCCGGACTACATCGGCACGGTCCGGGCCCTGATGCGCGACTACCCCCGCGTCTCGCTGGCCCAGCCCGGCGTCGAGGTCATCGACGGCGACGGGCAGGTCGTCGAACCCTGGGTCGACAAGGTCAAGCGCCGGGTCTACGCCCCGCGCGTGCACGGCGCCCTCGTGCTGGGCGGCGAATCCCTGGCCGTGAGCCTGCTGCGCGGCAACTGGATGTACTTCCCGGCCATCTGCTGGCGCGCCGAGGTCATCACCGAGGTCGGGTTCAACCCGAACCTGCGCGTGGTCCAGGACCTCGCGCTCACCCTGGAGTGGGTGCGTGCCGGCGCGCAGATCGTGGTCAGCGACACCGTCTGCTTCCAGTACCGGCGACACGCCGTCAGCGTCTCCAGCGAACGGGCCTTCAGCGGCGAACGCTTCGCCGAGGAGCGCGACTTCTTCCTCGACGAGGCCGTCCGGATGGAGGGCCTGGGCTGGCGGCACGCGGCGCGCGCGGCCCGGGTGCACCTGTCCTCGCGGCTGCACGCGGCGACGCTGCTGCCCGGAGCGGTGCGGCGGGGCAGCCGCGACGGAGTGCGGGCGCTGGCCGGCTACGCGTTCGGGCCGAACCGGCGCGGTGGGCCGCCCGGAGGACCGGCTGGGGGGACAGCTGGGGGCCCGGCCGGGGGAGCGGCCCGGTGA
- a CDS encoding GNAT family N-acetyltransferase produces the protein MESLEAKVNGYLHGNARSRAVNEACGPFHIGFDAGNPHPFMNYAVPEANAVVTSEDVEALLAAFAKRERTPRLEFAPGGAPGVEEALLAAGFEVQQRLPFMVVTSTELAAPAELAGIEVKVLDRTATDEELRGVAIAQQEAFGERGDEPLDDADLSDEIAGLRTMVDAGKFTVLARGTADSPHPGVPMAAGGCGPAIAGTTEVGGIGTRPAFRRRGAGAAVTAELSRHLLEVAGLDCVWLSPAGPEQERLYASIGYRSLGEMLFIWKP, from the coding sequence TTGGAATCGCTGGAAGCGAAGGTCAACGGCTACCTGCACGGCAACGCGCGCAGTCGGGCGGTGAACGAGGCGTGTGGGCCGTTCCACATCGGCTTCGACGCCGGCAACCCCCATCCCTTCATGAACTACGCGGTTCCAGAGGCCAACGCTGTAGTGACGTCCGAGGACGTCGAGGCGTTGCTCGCGGCTTTCGCGAAGCGGGAGCGGACTCCGCGGCTGGAGTTCGCACCGGGTGGCGCGCCGGGCGTCGAGGAGGCGCTACTGGCGGCCGGGTTCGAAGTGCAGCAGCGGCTGCCGTTCATGGTGGTGACCTCCACCGAACTGGCCGCACCGGCCGAGCTGGCCGGCATCGAGGTGAAGGTGCTGGACAGAACGGCGACGGACGAGGAGCTGCGCGGCGTCGCGATAGCGCAGCAGGAGGCGTTCGGGGAACGCGGCGACGAGCCGCTGGACGACGCCGACCTCTCCGACGAGATCGCGGGCCTGCGGACGATGGTGGACGCCGGGAAGTTCACGGTACTGGCTCGCGGTACCGCCGACAGCCCGCACCCCGGCGTGCCGATGGCCGCCGGCGGCTGCGGACCGGCGATCGCCGGGACGACCGAGGTCGGCGGGATCGGGACGCGGCCGGCGTTCCGGCGGCGCGGGGCCGGGGCCGCGGTCACCGCGGAGCTGTCGCGGCATCTGCTGGAGGTGGCGGGGCTGGACTGTGTGTGGCTGTCGCCCGCAGGTCCTGAGCAGGAGCGGCTGTACGCGTCGATCGGGTACCGGAGCCTCGGGGAGATGCTGTTCATCTGGAAGCCGTGA
- a CDS encoding alpha/beta fold hydrolase: MAASTAKKASIAGAAVGVIAAGAAAGFAIERATIGRAVRRLAEPRRLAEPYGTLRGRPLTVRAEDGVGLYVEVDGPQMFSSGAGWARRRPAGRADAGPTLVFCHGYALHQDTWHYQRAEFTATHRCVFWDQRGHGRSERGTAASHTIDQIGRDLYTVLEAVCPDGDVVLVGHSMGGMTIMALAAEHPELFGGPEAGEHARVRGVVLCSTTDGHWNEMTLGLPARAAQLFQRTAPGVFALLGRGHTLVDRTRRAGTDLAQLLTRRYAFASDVPPALVRFTDEMLSSTPMDVIADFFPTFSMHQKDISLPTLGRVPVEIIVGDHDLLTPAFHSERMAAAIDAAAPDDAGHAGLEIVPAGGHVLPLEHPDAVDSAIRRVLARADTSSH; the protein is encoded by the coding sequence ATGGCAGCGAGCACCGCGAAGAAGGCGAGCATCGCCGGGGCCGCGGTCGGCGTGATCGCCGCCGGGGCGGCCGCCGGCTTCGCCATCGAGCGCGCCACCATCGGCCGCGCGGTCCGCCGGCTGGCCGAGCCGCGCCGCCTGGCAGAGCCCTACGGCACCCTGCGCGGCAGGCCCCTGACGGTCCGCGCCGAGGACGGCGTCGGGCTCTACGTCGAGGTCGACGGCCCGCAGATGTTCAGCAGCGGCGCCGGCTGGGCCCGCCGCCGCCCGGCCGGCCGCGCCGACGCCGGCCCCACCCTGGTGTTCTGCCACGGCTACGCCCTGCACCAGGACACCTGGCACTACCAGCGCGCGGAGTTCACCGCGACGCACCGCTGCGTGTTCTGGGACCAGCGCGGCCACGGCCGCTCCGAGCGCGGCACGGCCGCCTCGCACACCATCGACCAGATAGGGCGTGACCTGTACACCGTCCTGGAGGCGGTGTGCCCGGACGGCGACGTGGTCCTGGTCGGCCACTCCATGGGCGGTATGACGATCATGGCGCTGGCCGCCGAGCACCCCGAGCTGTTCGGCGGCCCGGAGGCCGGCGAGCACGCCCGGGTGCGCGGCGTCGTGCTGTGCTCCACCACCGACGGCCACTGGAACGAGATGACGCTCGGCCTGCCCGCGCGGGCCGCACAGCTGTTCCAGCGCACCGCCCCCGGCGTGTTCGCGCTGCTGGGGCGCGGCCACACGCTGGTGGACCGGACCCGCCGCGCCGGCACGGACCTGGCGCAGCTGCTGACCCGCCGCTACGCCTTCGCCTCCGACGTGCCGCCGGCCCTGGTCCGCTTCACCGACGAGATGCTCTCCAGCACCCCGATGGACGTCATCGCCGACTTCTTCCCGACCTTCTCCATGCACCAGAAGGACATCTCGCTGCCCACGCTGGGCCGGGTGCCCGTGGAGATCATCGTCGGCGACCACGACCTGCTGACCCCGGCGTTCCACAGCGAGCGGATGGCCGCCGCGATCGACGCCGCCGCGCCGGACGATGCCGGGCATGCCGGCCTGGAGATCGTCCCGGCCGGCGGCCACGTGCTGCCGCTGGAACACCCCGACGCCGTGGACAGCGCGATCCGGCGGGTCCTGGCCCGCGCGGACACATCAAGTCATTAG
- a CDS encoding MFS transporter yields MTAVIATPATPAVSRPIPAVRNTRYLRLLGGATLSALGDQVWYVALSYAAVRSASPAAAGLVLSVSAIPRLLLVLFGGVIVDRFDARKLMIGSDALRMAVCLGAASFAAVASPGLGLLAVVAVVFGIVDALFMPASTALRPRLLEPHQYSGGAVLWTLSGRLALTVGAPLGGMVAASAGLAAALVVDAVSFAVSVASLVGLRSGEAAPEARATRKEPFGRSFVAGLGYLRRHAVLGPFVIWLALTNIGMVGPLNVGAALLATRRGWGAPGIGLLLTGFGVGAAVGAVVMAKVRVRGGLGVWLAWAGAVQGAAGAAMALAPALGVAVAAAAVVGVLSSAMGVPTTVIMQAECDDAFRGRVGSVTTLITLGIVPLTMGLMGLMVGALGLRAAFGISGAVEVLGLACLLSRGFRTVRAPQTSRS; encoded by the coding sequence ATGACTGCTGTCATAGCCACACCGGCCACACCGGCCGTCTCGCGACCGATACCGGCCGTGCGGAACACGCGGTACCTGCGGTTGCTCGGCGGCGCCACGCTGAGCGCCCTCGGGGATCAGGTCTGGTACGTCGCGCTGTCCTACGCGGCGGTGCGGTCGGCCTCGCCGGCGGCTGCGGGGCTGGTGTTGTCGGTCTCTGCGATCCCGCGGCTGCTGCTGGTGCTGTTCGGCGGGGTGATCGTCGACCGCTTCGACGCGCGGAAGCTGATGATCGGCAGCGACGCGCTGCGCATGGCGGTGTGTCTGGGGGCCGCGTCGTTCGCGGCGGTGGCGTCGCCGGGGTTGGGGCTGTTGGCGGTGGTCGCGGTGGTGTTCGGGATCGTGGACGCGTTGTTCATGCCGGCGTCGACGGCCTTGCGGCCGCGGCTGTTGGAGCCGCATCAGTACTCGGGCGGCGCGGTGCTGTGGACGTTGTCGGGGCGGCTGGCGCTGACGGTCGGGGCGCCGTTGGGCGGGATGGTCGCGGCCTCGGCGGGGCTGGCGGCGGCGCTGGTGGTGGACGCGGTGAGTTTCGCGGTGTCGGTGGCGAGTCTGGTGGGGCTGCGCTCCGGTGAGGCCGCGCCGGAAGCGCGGGCGACGCGCAAGGAGCCGTTCGGGCGCAGCTTCGTCGCAGGGCTCGGGTATCTGCGGCGGCACGCGGTGCTGGGGCCGTTCGTGATCTGGCTGGCGCTGACCAACATCGGGATGGTCGGGCCGCTGAACGTCGGCGCGGCGTTGCTGGCCACGCGGCGCGGGTGGGGCGCGCCCGGGATCGGGCTGTTGCTGACCGGGTTCGGGGTCGGGGCGGCCGTGGGCGCGGTGGTGATGGCGAAGGTGCGGGTGCGCGGCGGGCTCGGTGTCTGGCTGGCCTGGGCCGGGGCGGTTCAGGGTGCTGCGGGGGCGGCGATGGCGCTGGCTCCCGCGTTGGGGGTGGCGGTCGCGGCAGCGGCGGTGGTCGGGGTCCTGTCGAGCGCCATGGGAGTGCCCACGACGGTGATCATGCAGGCGGAGTGCGACGACGCGTTCCGGGGGCGGGTCGGGAGTGTCACGACGCTGATCACGCTCGGGATCGTGCCGCTGACCATGGGCTTGATGGGCCTCATGGTGGGGGCGCTGGGGCTGCGGGCGGCGTTCGGGATCAGCGGGGCCGTCGAGGTGCTGGGGTTGGCGTGCCTGCTGTCGCGGGGTTTCCGGACGGTGCGGGCGCCGCAGACGTCTCGGTCGTAG
- a CDS encoding holo-ACP synthase, with translation MILGVGIDVVDVERFAASLARTPALREKLFTPAERERGTASLAARFAAKEALAKSLGAPRGLRWHDGEVVTLPDGRPELRVTGTVAALAESRGIRTFHVSLSHDAGIASAVVIAEG, from the coding sequence ATGATCCTGGGTGTGGGCATCGACGTGGTGGACGTCGAAAGGTTCGCGGCCTCGCTGGCCCGCACCCCGGCTCTGCGGGAGAAGCTGTTCACCCCCGCCGAGCGCGAGCGCGGCACGGCCTCCCTGGCGGCCCGCTTCGCGGCCAAGGAGGCGCTGGCCAAGTCCCTCGGCGCACCCCGAGGCCTGCGCTGGCACGACGGCGAGGTGGTGACCCTGCCCGACGGCCGCCCGGAACTGCGCGTCACCGGGACGGTCGCGGCCCTGGCCGAGTCACGTGGGATCCGGACGTTCCACGTGTCGCTGTCGCACGACGCCGGGATCGCTTCGGCGGTGGTGATCGCCGAGGGGTGA
- the alr gene encoding alanine racemase, with the protein MTDLTATDFPSGATLRAEARIDLDAIRANTRRVGQIVAGSGAGVMAVVKADAYGHGAVPCARAAKQAGAAWLGTALPEEALQLRAAGLTGPILAWLHPAGGPWDELIAHEIDVTAYAPWVLEEITAAAQRLGIPARVQLKADTGLGRGGTQPHDWLELVELAAKAEAAGHIRVTGVWSHFACADEPGHPSIQAQLDVFHQALAIADHAGLRPEVRHIANSPATLSLPESHFDLVRVGLALYGLTPLPDTAPEDFGLRPAMTLAARVALVKNAPAGHGVSYGHIHHTAAATTLALVPLGYADGLPRNSSNAGEVLIGGKRHRVAGRMAMDQFVVDLEDPDAVRDVHVGDEVVVFGPGDRGEPTAQDWARATGTLNYEIVTRIGPRVPRVYLGNS; encoded by the coding sequence ATGACAGACCTGACCGCCACCGATTTTCCGTCCGGCGCCACGTTGCGCGCCGAGGCGCGGATCGACCTGGACGCGATCCGCGCGAACACCCGCCGCGTCGGCCAGATCGTCGCCGGATCCGGGGCCGGGGTCATGGCGGTCGTGAAGGCCGACGCCTACGGCCACGGCGCCGTCCCGTGCGCCCGCGCCGCCAAGCAGGCCGGCGCCGCCTGGCTCGGCACCGCCCTGCCGGAGGAGGCGCTGCAGCTGCGCGCCGCCGGGCTGACCGGCCCGATCCTGGCCTGGCTGCACCCGGCCGGCGGGCCCTGGGACGAGCTGATCGCCCACGAGATCGACGTCACCGCCTACGCCCCCTGGGTGCTGGAGGAGATCACCGCGGCCGCGCAGCGCCTGGGCATCCCGGCGCGCGTGCAGCTCAAGGCCGACACGGGCCTCGGCCGCGGCGGCACCCAGCCGCACGACTGGCTGGAGCTGGTCGAGCTGGCCGCCAAGGCCGAGGCCGCCGGGCACATCCGGGTCACCGGCGTGTGGTCGCACTTCGCCTGCGCCGACGAGCCCGGCCACCCCTCCATCCAGGCTCAGCTGGACGTCTTCCACCAGGCGCTGGCCATTGCGGACCACGCGGGCCTGCGCCCGGAGGTCCGGCACATCGCCAACAGCCCGGCCACCCTGAGCCTGCCGGAGTCGCACTTCGACCTGGTCCGGGTGGGCCTGGCGCTCTACGGCCTGACGCCCCTGCCGGACACCGCCCCCGAGGACTTCGGCCTGCGCCCGGCGATGACGCTGGCGGCGCGCGTCGCGCTGGTCAAGAACGCCCCGGCCGGGCACGGCGTGTCCTACGGCCACATCCACCACACCGCGGCGGCCACGACCCTGGCGCTGGTCCCGCTCGGCTACGCCGACGGCCTGCCCCGCAACTCCTCCAACGCCGGCGAGGTCCTGATCGGCGGCAAGCGCCACCGGGTCGCCGGGCGCATGGCGATGGACCAGTTCGTCGTCGACCTCGAAGACCCCGACGCCGTCCGCGACGTGCACGTCGGCGACGAGGTGGTGGTCTTCGGCCCGGGCGACCGGGGCGAGCCGACCGCCCAGGACTGGGCGCGGGCCACCGGCACGCTGAACTACGAGATCGTCACCCGCATCGGTCCGCGTGTCCCGCGGGTCTACCTCGGGAACTCGTGA
- a CDS encoding helix-turn-helix domain-containing protein, whose product MTEPRRITDPEVLKGLSHPLRQRLYRLLTQLGPSTTTILAAHLDGADPGQISYHLRELGKRGFIEEVPELARDRRERWWRVPQGSFSWSSADFRTPEGQAVAEAAFAQTVRDQFERLEAYVTRKAEWSPEWQGAATSTSTNLRLTPDEVRGLSEELNAVMRKWAALGRRDPALRPEEQPVDGREQVFLFLHAFPEQP is encoded by the coding sequence GTGACCGAACCGCGCCGCATCACCGATCCCGAAGTCCTCAAGGGCTTGTCGCACCCGCTGCGCCAGCGGCTGTACCGGCTGCTGACGCAGCTCGGGCCGTCGACGACGACGATCCTGGCCGCGCACCTGGACGGCGCCGATCCCGGGCAGATCAGCTACCACCTGCGGGAGTTGGGCAAGCGCGGCTTCATCGAGGAGGTGCCGGAGCTGGCCCGGGACCGGCGGGAGCGGTGGTGGCGGGTGCCGCAGGGGTCCTTCAGCTGGTCGAGTGCTGATTTCCGGACGCCGGAGGGGCAGGCCGTGGCCGAGGCCGCGTTCGCGCAGACCGTGCGGGACCAGTTCGAGCGGCTGGAGGCGTATGTCACTCGGAAGGCGGAGTGGTCGCCGGAGTGGCAGGGCGCCGCGACCTCGACGAGCACGAACCTGCGGCTGACGCCGGACGAGGTGCGCGGGCTCAGCGAGGAGCTGAACGCGGTGATGCGCAAGTGGGCGGCGCTCGGGCGGCGGGATCCCGCGCTGCGCCCTGAGGAGCAGCCGGTGGACGGGCGGGAACAGGTGTTCCTGTTCCTGCACGCCTTCCCGGAACAGCCCTGA
- a CDS encoding DUF1707 domain-containing protein: MSGEEELPRAEMRASHEDRDIIVDQLRVAAGDGRIDGDELDQRIEAAMSARTYGELDRLTKDLPPSAQQAGPARRTEAQASQNITISHGNTHKRGEWLVPRQLNVTVRHGNVLLDFTEAVFSGAREVEVVLDVRHANLRILVPAGTVMDTTGLATRHANLGQPAFGPAAPDAIRLTISGQAEHTNLRVRRLSRFAQRRRERLAQRARQQSLPR, from the coding sequence ATGTCAGGGGAGGAAGAGCTGCCGCGAGCAGAGATGCGTGCCTCGCACGAAGACCGCGACATCATCGTCGACCAGCTGCGGGTGGCCGCCGGCGACGGCCGCATCGACGGCGACGAGCTCGACCAGCGCATCGAGGCGGCGATGAGCGCCCGGACCTACGGCGAGCTGGACCGGCTCACCAAGGACCTGCCGCCCTCGGCGCAGCAGGCGGGCCCGGCGCGCCGGACCGAGGCGCAGGCTTCGCAGAACATCACCATCTCGCACGGGAACACACACAAGCGCGGCGAGTGGCTGGTGCCCCGGCAGCTGAACGTGACGGTGCGGCACGGCAACGTCCTGCTGGACTTCACCGAGGCGGTGTTCAGCGGCGCCCGCGAGGTCGAGGTGGTGCTGGACGTGCGGCACGCGAACCTGCGCATCCTGGTGCCCGCCGGGACGGTGATGGACACCACGGGACTGGCGACCCGGCACGCCAACCTGGGCCAGCCCGCCTTCGGGCCGGCCGCGCCCGACGCGATCCGGCTCACCATCAGCGGCCAGGCCGAGCACACGAACCTGCGGGTCCGGCGGCTCTCGCGGTTCGCGCAGCGGCGGCGCGAGCGGCTGGCGCAGCGGGCCCGGCAGCAGTCGCTGCCGCGATGA
- a CDS encoding DUF2304 domain-containing protein: MIIQAILLVVSAVFLLLFIRNWYSVQTRALKRLAFLIFIGMMVVAILRPNWVNSLAHKVGVGRGTDLVVYVLAVAFVFVSVNTYFRLKTQEARFTELARAIAVRDATELNARRLGRPPVREVRR; the protein is encoded by the coding sequence ATGATCATTCAGGCCATCCTGCTGGTGGTCTCGGCGGTCTTCCTGCTTCTGTTCATCCGGAACTGGTACTCGGTGCAGACCAGGGCCCTGAAGCGGCTGGCGTTCCTGATCTTCATCGGCATGATGGTGGTCGCGATCCTGCGGCCCAACTGGGTGAACTCCCTGGCCCACAAGGTCGGCGTGGGCCGCGGTACCGACCTGGTGGTCTACGTGCTGGCGGTGGCCTTCGTCTTCGTCTCGGTGAACACCTACTTCCGGCTGAAGACCCAGGAGGCGCGGTTCACCGAGCTGGCCCGGGCCATCGCGGTGCGGGACGCGACCGAGCTGAACGCGCGGCGGCTCGGCCGCCCTCCGGTGCGCGAGGTGCGGCGATGA